Below is a genomic region from Herpetosiphonaceae bacterium.
GATCGTCGGCGGTGGCTCTGCCGCCAGCCAGAAGAAGCGCGCGTGAAAGCGGCGCAGCTCGCGGAGCAGCGGACGGCCCAGCACGGCGATCAATCCGGCGGTCGAAACAGCCCGGAGCGCATCCCACGCCAGCGATCCCGACAGCACATAAAAGGCCCAGTAGCGCCCCAGCGTCTCCGCCAGCGATAGGCCGGGCTGCCACGAGAAGCCGCTATCGCCCGCCTGGAACGGCCAGAAATAGACATTCATCAGCACGCCGAAGAACATGCCCGCGCCATAGCCGTACAGCGTCAGCGCTCCCACCTCGATCCAGCTTCCCGGTCGCAGCCGCAGCGCGCGCAGCCCCGACGCGCCCAGCCCCAGCCAGCCCAGCGCCAGCATCTGAAACGGCAGCCACGGCCCGATCCCAGAGGTGAGCAGCGCCGAGACGAAGAGGCTCAGCGCGCCATGCAAAAATCCAAACCGTCCGCCGTAGGCATAGCCCAGTAAGATCGGCAAAAAGAAAAAGGTCGGGCTATCGCCCAGTCCCGTCGGCAGGCGCAGAATCGCGTTGATCGCGGTCAGCACGCCCAGCGCCGCGACGATCTTGGCATTCATGCGGCTGCTGCTCAGCTCGGCGAGGATCAGCAGCAGCAGGAGCGGCATGAGGATGCCAAAGATCACGGGCGCGTCTCCGGCGCGCACGCTCGCGCTGGTATCGCGGGGCAGTGCCGAGAAAAAGAAGGGATAGCAGAAGGCCGTCAGGCCGATCAGCGAGATCATCAGGGTGATCGCCTGGCTGGCTCGTCGCTCGTGGCGGCGGGATCGCGAATCTGTCATGCGTCCCATTGTACGCGATTATTGGCAAAAGAGCACCGGCGAGAGATCGAGGTTAACGCCGTCGAGCCAGGTATCGTAGTGCAGATGCGGGCCGGTTGAGTAGCCCGTGCTGCCGACGGTGCCGATCGGCGTGCCAGCCTCCACGTAGTCGCCTGAGCCGACCAGCACGGTCTGCAAGTGGGAGTAGCCGGTGCGCCAGCCGGTATCGCTCGCGACCGAGACATAGTTGCCCGCGGGCCACGTGTTCAGCGCGATCTGGACATAGCCTGAGTGAGTTGCCACCACCGTCGTGCCCTGCGTCGCGCCGCCGCTCACCGCCAGATCGATCGCGCCCCACAGCGCGGCGGGCGCGTGCGTCCCAACGCCATAGCCCTGAGTAATAATTACCTGACCCTGGCCCGGCACAAGCGGGCAGCGGCCTGGCGCGCCAGCATGCACCGCCGTTGGGGGAATAGTCGGTGTCGTCGGCTCCGGGATGGCAGTTGGGGTGCTGGTAGCGGTGAGCGTGTTGGTCGACGTTACGGTCGGGGTGCTGGTGGCGGTGGGCGTGCTCGTTGCCGTTACGGTCGGGGTGCTGGTGGCACTCGGCGCGGTCGTCGGCGTTGGCGTACTGCTGAAGAAGGCTGCGACAGGCTGCGGCGCCGATGTGAACGAGGTAAACGTCTGCTGACCGATCCCGCTAAACAGGTTGGGCTGTCCCATGCGCAGGCTCCACGCCAAGGCCGCCGTCGCGGCAAGCGCCGCAAGGAGCCGGGCCTGCGCCGGGGTCAGCGTCGGGCTGGCGGCGGTGTGAGATACCAGCCCGCCTTCGAGCGCATGCACGCCGATCCCGAACAGCTCGGCCAGACGCTGCTGCTCGGCAGACGAGAGCGACTGGCCCTGGTATTCAAATGCCGCCAGGCGACGAACCGGAACGGCTGTCAGGAC
It encodes:
- a CDS encoding ECF transporter S component — protein: MTDSRSRRHERRASQAITLMISLIGLTAFCYPFFFSALPRDTSASVRAGDAPVIFGILMPLLLLLILAELSSSRMNAKIVAALGVLTAINAILRLPTGLGDSPTFFFLPILLGYAYGGRFGFLHGALSLFVSALLTSGIGPWLPFQMLALGWLGLGASGLRALRLRPGSWIEVGALTLYGYGAGMFFGVLMNVYFWPFQAGDSGFSWQPGLSLAETLGRYWAFYVLSGSLAWDALRAVSTAGLIAVLGRPLLRELRRFHARFFWLAAEPPPTIHTVT
- a CDS encoding M23 family metallopeptidase; its protein translation is MTTLHALRRTYALSFSELAVLTAVPVRRLAAFEYQGQSLSSAEQQRLAELFGIGVHALEGGLVSHTAASPTLTPAQARLLAALAATAALAWSLRMGQPNLFSGIGQQTFTSFTSAPQPVAAFFSSTPTPTTAPSATSTPTVTATSTPTATSTPTVTSTNTLTATSTPTAIPEPTTPTIPPTAVHAGAPGRCPLVPGQGQVIITQGYGVGTHAPAALWGAIDLAVSGGATQGTTVVATHSGYVQIALNTWPAGNYVSVASDTGWRTGYSHLQTVLVGSGDYVEAGTPIGTVGSTGYSTGPHLHYDTWLDGVNLDLSPVLFCQ